One window of the Bremerella alba genome contains the following:
- a CDS encoding helix-turn-helix domain-containing protein encodes MLTLKDVAERLHVSRDTVRRIVLNGELPAYRIGGQYRITQKDIDSYLGHNRIDEKEEAENAIGTN; translated from the coding sequence ATGCTTACACTCAAAGACGTAGCCGAGAGGCTACACGTATCCCGTGATACGGTTCGTCGAATCGTACTAAACGGAGAATTGCCCGCCTATCGGATTGGCGGCCAATACCGAATAACACAGAAGGACATTGACTCTTACTTGGGTCACAATCGTATAGACGAGAAAGAAGAGGCAGAAAATGCCATTGGAACAAATTAA
- a CDS encoding DeoR/GlpR family DNA-binding transcription regulator, translating to MKLTRQEQILRFLSETGALRVEEAVTRIEASPATIRRDFNQMAEAGLVERIHGGIKLVNQIDPLPFRAREVKNSGQKLEIARRATTLLSEGDVVFVDGGTTTLQLADCLPPIKLRIITNSLTLAAAIERRMLGRGPWEVFLTGGYLFPGTGLLVGPSAQYSIEQYHADWALLSAGGITETGIFNDNEHVVESERLMIKHADRVAVLADESKFGRHAMRHIANLDQLDYLVSNQRTQDSRPFENHEGIKLKIIYTS from the coding sequence ATGAAGCTAACTCGCCAAGAGCAGATTTTGCGATTCCTTTCAGAGACAGGCGCTTTGCGTGTTGAGGAAGCGGTAACTCGAATTGAAGCGAGCCCTGCGACCATTCGCCGCGACTTCAACCAGATGGCTGAAGCGGGCTTAGTCGAACGCATTCATGGCGGGATTAAACTGGTCAATCAAATTGACCCGCTTCCATTTCGTGCCCGAGAGGTCAAGAATTCCGGCCAGAAGTTGGAAATTGCCCGTCGAGCTACGACACTCTTAAGCGAAGGGGACGTCGTCTTTGTCGATGGCGGGACGACGACATTGCAGTTAGCAGACTGCCTTCCACCGATCAAGCTTCGCATAATCACGAACTCGCTTACATTAGCTGCGGCTATCGAAAGAAGAATGCTGGGTCGCGGGCCTTGGGAAGTCTTTTTAACCGGCGGGTACCTCTTTCCCGGCACGGGGCTCTTGGTCGGGCCAAGTGCCCAATACTCGATTGAGCAATACCATGCAGACTGGGCATTACTCTCTGCTGGGGGGATCACTGAAACAGGCATCTTCAACGACAACGAACATGTCGTCGAAAGCGAACGCCTTATGATCAAACATGCCGACCGAGTCGCTGTACTAGCTGACGAATCCAAATTTGGTCGTCACGCCATGCGACATATCGCAAACTTAGATCAGTTGGATTACCTGGTCAGCAATCAGAGAACCCAAGATTCACGGCCATTTGAGAATCACGAGGGAATCAAGCTTAAAATAATCTATACCAGCTGA
- a CDS encoding galactitol-1-phosphate 5-dehydrogenase encodes MTSTEDKTMKAIVLHAVGDLRYEQVPIPDVEPGKVQVRIGFCGVCGSDIPRCFSKGTYHFPTICGHEFAGVVEACGDGVQDFQAGDRVAVFPLLWRDDHAACEQGKYAQSDGYDYLGSRSDGGFTEFVIAPERNLIRVPDNVSLEEAAMTEPAAVALHAVRRASVRLGDTVAVFGLGPIGLMVAQWLKASGAGPILLFDIQPEKLEIAKKLGFEHTFDSRTCNVNEVVKQHTDGHGIHVAIEAAGVPPTMLAAIEGVRRSGRVVLLGNPATDVTLPAALISQAMRREIDILGVWNSDFSVYSDDDDWRTVLAAMSSGILNLRPLITHRVSLVEAIAALEMMHQQTEFFTKVLIHP; translated from the coding sequence ATGACTTCAACCGAAGACAAGACAATGAAAGCCATCGTGCTGCACGCCGTGGGCGATCTGCGGTATGAGCAAGTGCCGATTCCCGATGTCGAGCCCGGCAAAGTGCAGGTCCGGATCGGATTCTGCGGCGTATGTGGTTCTGATATTCCGCGCTGTTTCTCCAAAGGGACTTACCACTTTCCGACGATCTGCGGTCACGAGTTTGCCGGTGTCGTGGAAGCTTGTGGCGATGGCGTTCAGGACTTTCAAGCAGGGGACCGCGTTGCCGTGTTTCCTCTCTTGTGGCGTGATGATCACGCTGCATGCGAACAAGGCAAGTATGCCCAGTCCGATGGATACGACTATCTTGGCTCGCGAAGCGATGGTGGTTTCACCGAATTTGTAATCGCTCCTGAGCGAAACTTGATTCGTGTGCCTGACAACGTTTCGTTGGAAGAAGCTGCGATGACCGAACCGGCGGCCGTAGCGCTACATGCGGTTCGCCGCGCGAGCGTTCGTCTTGGTGACACCGTCGCCGTGTTTGGACTTGGTCCGATTGGTTTGATGGTTGCCCAGTGGCTGAAAGCTTCCGGGGCAGGTCCCATCCTGCTGTTCGATATTCAGCCAGAGAAGCTGGAAATCGCAAAGAAGCTTGGCTTCGAGCATACTTTCGATAGTCGCACCTGTAATGTGAACGAGGTTGTCAAGCAGCACACCGATGGGCACGGGATCCATGTGGCGATCGAAGCGGCCGGTGTTCCGCCGACGATGTTAGCAGCGATTGAGGGCGTCCGTCGATCAGGTCGCGTCGTTTTACTTGGAAATCCGGCAACGGATGTAACCCTGCCCGCAGCACTAATTTCTCAGGCGATGCGTCGCGAAATCGACATACTAGGTGTGTGGAATTCCGACTTTAGTGTCTACAGCGATGACGACGATTGGCGAACCGTTCTTGCCGCTATGAGCAGCGGGATTCTCAATCTTCGGCCGCTTATCACGCATCGTGTTTCTCTGGTTGAAGCAATCGCGGCGTTGGAAATGATGCACCAGCAAACCGAATTCTTCACCAAAGTCCTCATTCATCCCTAA
- a CDS encoding alcohol dehydrogenase catalytic domain-containing protein, producing the protein MNAQVQYLDQPGGTFTASSQEIATPGPGEVRLRTVTTSVCQSDVVIYKQGLPRIKKWPAVLLHEAACVVDEVGHGVTQFEPGNLVGLGCDIPCGNADCIYCGENGTGDWTSCPNTWATGHEYDGFARSHAVLPDWFVKYGPIVKFPKGFDPSHACQLEPLACCLEGMTRVNHCIENRIVVLIGAGSQSTYALQCAQAMNARKIIVINRGQERLERVLRDFGGDNVVGIRWDENVVENVTKECQPFNEPHFVMVNAPVAAAYELAPKLMGYGTVMDAHAGVKGASGKPRLAHEVDLNNDIHYRLQCYQATHGSSMRGIRLAHQFLSEGRLPKIDLMTNDTERFGSDDILGAITRAADSDSLKVIVHWD; encoded by the coding sequence ATGAATGCTCAAGTTCAATATCTCGATCAGCCAGGCGGAACGTTCACAGCCAGTTCGCAAGAGATCGCTACCCCAGGCCCCGGTGAAGTTCGCCTTCGCACGGTTACTACCTCGGTGTGTCAGTCTGATGTGGTAATCTACAAGCAGGGGCTACCACGAATTAAGAAGTGGCCTGCGGTTCTGCTTCACGAAGCCGCTTGTGTTGTGGATGAAGTCGGCCATGGCGTCACCCAATTCGAACCAGGCAACCTGGTTGGCCTTGGCTGTGACATTCCTTGTGGTAACGCCGATTGTATTTACTGCGGAGAAAACGGAACCGGTGATTGGACCAGTTGCCCTAACACCTGGGCCACCGGCCACGAGTACGACGGCTTTGCCCGCTCGCATGCGGTGCTGCCAGATTGGTTTGTAAAATATGGTCCGATTGTCAAGTTTCCCAAGGGTTTTGATCCTTCGCATGCATGCCAGTTAGAGCCACTGGCATGTTGCCTGGAAGGGATGACTCGCGTGAATCACTGCATCGAGAATCGGATCGTTGTGCTGATCGGTGCTGGTTCGCAAAGCACCTACGCATTGCAATGTGCTCAGGCAATGAACGCTCGAAAGATTATTGTGATCAACCGCGGTCAGGAGCGTCTGGAGCGAGTTTTGCGAGACTTCGGTGGTGATAATGTTGTGGGGATTCGCTGGGACGAGAACGTTGTTGAAAACGTTACCAAAGAATGTCAGCCGTTCAATGAACCTCACTTCGTCATGGTGAATGCCCCGGTAGCAGCCGCCTATGAACTGGCTCCAAAATTGATGGGCTATGGAACGGTAATGGATGCCCATGCCGGCGTTAAGGGAGCAAGTGGCAAGCCGCGACTTGCTCACGAAGTCGACTTGAATAATGACATCCACTATCGTTTGCAATGTTACCAAGCCACCCACGGATCCAGCATGCGCGGGATCCGGCTGGCTCACCAGTTTCTCTCGGAGGGACGCCTGCCGAAGATCGACTTGATGACTAACGATACCGAGCGATTTGGCAGCGACGATATTTTGGGGGCCATTACCCGAGCCGCCGATTCCGACAGTTTGAAAGTAATCGTCCACTGGGATTAG
- a CDS encoding bifunctional DNA primase/polymerase: MSIYNNKIEIAQAYCDKGLRVFPVHTLENGQCSCGKSDCDNVAKHPLTVNGFKAATTNKNKMLEYFSDKYERANVAIATGKESGVFVVDVDSIRSLTELEKKHGAFPQTWETKTGNGRHLFYRFPQTGTVKNSTKKIDKEIDIRGEGGYVILPPSMHKDGKRYEWIRNPDKRLADAPAWLLALVVDDQREAKAANKTFTVEAGANERQRAISYLAKCPPAISGSGGSNDTFAIVCRLIELFPSLSDDDLLDVLGEWNERCEPPWSVKELTHKVTSARAKVADAEFAQTTHADEPSEDEEDEEDDDWDVEIVYPESEDEEADDWPVLHKDAYHGLAGDIVKRIEPETEADPVALLVTLLNAFGCLVGRSPYVAIDGSKHHANTFACIVGQSSRSRKGTSLGHILNVLSDSDVERINGLSTGEGIVNRLRDAEDGITDKRLWVVESEFCQPLKTMKRSENTLSPVIRNLWDRGEVSILTRANPLKANGCHVSILGHITREELTQSLDNVDVYNGFGNRFLWTLSRRSKSLPLGGEGFEINDLKERLSVVTQISKFIGSMEFSRDAKLLYVSRYDSLGEGRRGLWDAVCSRAEPQVVRLSMLYALLDGVATIETCHLKAALALWDYCDDSARIIFGANGGDSLETKVLSVIRERSGIKKSDIRNAVSHKLKADDLNASLSFLESRGKITKKVVTENRRRFERWYPCRGQGATGNRTEGDSDSPNAPAQGATGESNGQRPVASCPDAPATLADLFDWRNMNAAEFVKNDTGLVWVTKEERLTPSLRAALETNQEALASFVTIVKEDSKPLSEDEYLDPFMKELTEL, translated from the coding sequence ATGTCTATTTATAACAACAAGATTGAAATTGCGCAAGCGTATTGCGATAAGGGATTACGTGTCTTTCCTGTTCACACGTTAGAGAACGGGCAATGCAGTTGCGGAAAAAGCGATTGCGACAACGTTGCTAAGCATCCGTTAACGGTAAACGGATTCAAAGCTGCAACGACCAATAAGAACAAGATGCTCGAATACTTTAGCGACAAATACGAGAGAGCGAATGTCGCTATAGCGACGGGAAAAGAGAGCGGCGTATTCGTTGTCGATGTTGACTCTATTAGGTCACTAACGGAACTCGAAAAGAAACATGGTGCGTTCCCACAAACGTGGGAAACGAAGACCGGAAACGGACGCCATCTGTTCTATCGCTTCCCGCAAACGGGAACCGTAAAGAATTCAACAAAGAAGATCGACAAAGAAATCGACATTCGAGGCGAAGGCGGTTACGTCATTCTTCCACCGTCTATGCACAAAGACGGAAAGCGATACGAGTGGATTCGCAATCCAGATAAACGTCTTGCTGACGCTCCCGCTTGGCTCTTGGCGTTGGTCGTTGACGACCAACGAGAAGCGAAGGCGGCAAACAAAACGTTTACCGTTGAAGCGGGAGCCAATGAGCGGCAACGGGCAATTTCGTATCTCGCTAAATGCCCGCCAGCGATAAGCGGAAGCGGGGGAAGCAACGACACGTTCGCTATCGTGTGCCGTTTGATAGAACTCTTCCCATCGCTCTCTGACGACGATCTTTTAGACGTTCTCGGAGAATGGAACGAGAGATGCGAACCGCCTTGGAGCGTCAAAGAGTTGACGCACAAAGTAACTTCAGCAAGAGCGAAAGTAGCGGATGCGGAGTTCGCGCAAACGACGCATGCTGACGAACCAAGCGAAGACGAGGAAGACGAGGAAGACGACGACTGGGACGTTGAAATCGTTTATCCCGAGAGCGAAGACGAAGAAGCGGATGATTGGCCCGTTCTCCATAAAGACGCTTATCATGGGCTTGCTGGCGATATCGTTAAGCGAATTGAGCCAGAGACGGAAGCGGACCCAGTAGCGTTGTTAGTTACTTTGTTAAACGCTTTCGGCTGCCTCGTTGGTCGTTCTCCGTATGTTGCGATTGACGGTTCAAAGCATCACGCAAATACGTTTGCTTGTATCGTTGGTCAAAGTTCACGAAGTCGCAAAGGAACTTCGTTAGGGCATATCCTTAACGTCTTGTCAGATAGTGACGTTGAACGAATCAATGGGCTTTCGACGGGCGAAGGTATTGTTAATCGTCTCCGTGATGCGGAAGACGGAATAACAGACAAACGCCTTTGGGTAGTTGAATCGGAATTTTGCCAACCGCTAAAAACGATGAAACGCAGCGAGAATACTCTTTCTCCCGTTATTCGCAATCTTTGGGATCGGGGCGAAGTATCAATTCTCACGAGAGCGAACCCGCTAAAAGCGAACGGTTGCCACGTTTCGATTCTCGGACATATCACACGGGAAGAACTTACGCAAAGCTTGGACAACGTTGACGTTTACAACGGGTTCGGAAATCGTTTTCTGTGGACGTTGTCGAGACGCTCTAAGAGCTTACCGTTAGGTGGTGAGGGGTTCGAGATAAACGATCTTAAAGAACGTCTCTCGGTTGTAACCCAAATAAGCAAGTTCATAGGCTCAATGGAATTCTCCCGTGATGCAAAGTTACTTTACGTCTCTCGCTACGATTCACTTGGAGAAGGAAGACGGGGATTATGGGACGCTGTTTGTTCGAGAGCAGAACCGCAGGTCGTTAGACTCTCGATGCTTTATGCGTTGCTCGATGGCGTGGCAACGATAGAAACGTGCCACTTGAAAGCCGCTCTAGCTCTCTGGGATTATTGCGATGATTCAGCACGCATAATCTTTGGTGCGAACGGTGGCGATAGCCTAGAGACAAAGGTATTGAGCGTTATTCGAGAGAGGTCAGGGATAAAGAAAAGCGATATCCGCAACGCAGTTTCGCATAAGCTGAAAGCTGACGATTTGAACGCTTCGTTGTCGTTCCTTGAATCACGGGGGAAGATCACGAAGAAAGTCGTTACCGAGAATCGTAGACGCTTTGAGCGTTGGTATCCTTGCCGTGGGCAAGGGGCAACGGGCAACAGGACGGAGGGCGATAGCGATTCTCCTAATGCCCCTGCCCAAGGGGCAACTGGTGAGAGCAACGGGCAACGTCCTGTTGCCTCTTGCCCCGATGCCCCGGCAACGCTTGCCGATCTTTTCGATTGGCGAAATATGAACGCAGCAGAGTTCGTGAAGAATGATACTGGTCTTGTTTGGGTCACTAAAGAAGAACGCTTAACGCCTTCGCTTCGTGCTGCTCTCGAAACGAACCAAGAGGCGTTAGCGTCTTTCGTGACAATCGTCAAAGAGGATAGCAAGCCGCTCTCGGAAGACGAGTATCTCGATCCGTTTATGAAAGAACTCACCGAACTCTGA
- a CDS encoding glycosyltransferase family 25 protein encodes MSQETIFSRVVCINLNSRSDRWNRFGQNIEQIDWPFPQVERFRAVDGRICPPPAWARNRYRDCLGAWGCYQSHLRILEDALLDQHESILILEDDALLNANTLQQILEFLEHVPNDWDHLYFGGEHIKTPVAVNDHVVRGTQVHRTHAHALRGDYLRQAYDYLIAYPTIDQYEQRNSSGLAHFVNRVIARPKNLWSKSHRERSIHVDHHFGAIHQLQKANVYAPTKWIVGQAADHSDIMNEACDERFWHSCEAA; translated from the coding sequence ATGTCTCAAGAAACAATATTCTCGCGGGTGGTTTGTATCAATTTGAATAGCCGCAGTGATCGCTGGAACCGCTTCGGACAAAACATTGAACAGATCGACTGGCCGTTTCCACAGGTAGAGAGATTTCGAGCGGTCGATGGGCGCATTTGCCCTCCCCCAGCCTGGGCACGAAATCGTTATCGCGATTGCCTTGGTGCCTGGGGATGCTATCAGTCGCACCTTCGAATTCTTGAAGACGCTTTGCTCGACCAACACGAATCAATCCTAATCCTAGAGGATGATGCACTACTAAATGCAAACACTCTCCAGCAAATTTTAGAATTCTTAGAGCATGTCCCGAATGACTGGGATCATCTCTACTTCGGGGGCGAGCACATAAAAACGCCCGTTGCGGTGAACGACCATGTCGTCCGTGGAACACAAGTGCATCGAACCCATGCTCATGCATTGCGTGGAGACTATCTACGTCAGGCGTACGACTACCTGATTGCCTATCCGACGATCGATCAATACGAGCAACGAAACAGCAGTGGGCTTGCCCATTTCGTCAATCGCGTGATTGCACGGCCTAAAAACTTATGGTCCAAGTCGCACCGAGAAAGATCGATTCACGTCGATCACCACTTCGGAGCCATTCACCAACTTCAAAAAGCCAATGTCTACGCTCCGACAAAGTGGATCGTAGGGCAAGCAGCCGATCACAGCGATATTATGAATGAAGCATGTGACGAGCGGTTCTGGCATTCGTGCGAAGCCGCATAG
- the rpe gene encoding ribulose-phosphate 3-epimerase, with protein sequence MRAASSSLYARTSEHPIMSLKLNLGVKTDLIEYRYSFAWLFRLLAEEGIQLVQLGTWFELYQLPDEFFLNLRREAEDQGIQIASMFTAHRELGGFFRAEPGFEKVARGNFERLIEVGALLGARSVGSNPGAVLRDQMGTKTNGVNCYIRHMKELMHLAHEKGVSWLTIEPMSCLAEPPTLPGEVAEMGRELTEYHREHANSTAAIGYCADIAHGYIDHQDQVGYDHIQLFEATYPWLYEVHLKNTDTRFNSTFGFGPKEREKGIVDVAHFRDLLIKNADQLPVQEMTGYLEIGGPKLGRDYSDHQLEDQLRSSLRYLKEAFLGEAEAAPTVPATCAAADLPSGKNKVEISPSMMCVDALNFESALRKVETLGVDMLHMDIMDGHFVPNMPMGLGVLERLQDATQLPLDVHLMVADNDFFVQQLANMRVNQISVHLESAIHLDRTLSYIRDLGIKAGVAINPGTPLSAIDYVLERIDYVLVMTVNPGYAGQKMTPASLRKIADCQELLSARGFDLPIQVDGNVSFENIPGMVAAGATNLVAGTSSIFHKSGTMLENKRRMLDAIEEGLAAQKKPELAAV encoded by the coding sequence ATGCGAGCGGCTTCGTCTTCGCTATATGCCCGTACCTCAGAGCACCCCATCATGTCATTAAAGCTGAATCTTGGTGTTAAAACCGACCTGATTGAGTATCGATATTCGTTTGCTTGGCTTTTTCGGCTCTTGGCCGAAGAAGGTATTCAGCTAGTTCAGCTAGGCACCTGGTTCGAGCTTTATCAGTTGCCGGATGAGTTCTTCTTAAACCTTCGTCGCGAAGCAGAAGATCAAGGAATTCAAATCGCCAGCATGTTTACGGCTCATCGCGAACTGGGTGGCTTCTTTCGCGCAGAGCCTGGTTTCGAGAAGGTAGCCAGAGGAAACTTCGAACGCCTGATCGAAGTGGGGGCTTTGCTCGGGGCTAGGTCGGTGGGCTCGAATCCTGGTGCCGTTCTTCGTGATCAGATGGGGACGAAAACCAATGGCGTGAATTGCTATATCCGCCACATGAAAGAACTGATGCACCTGGCGCATGAGAAAGGGGTGTCGTGGCTGACGATTGAACCGATGTCGTGTCTGGCCGAGCCGCCTACCTTGCCCGGGGAAGTTGCCGAAATGGGGCGTGAACTGACGGAGTATCATCGAGAGCATGCCAACTCGACTGCCGCGATCGGTTACTGTGCGGACATCGCCCACGGCTATATTGATCATCAAGATCAGGTCGGATACGACCACATACAGTTATTTGAAGCCACCTATCCTTGGCTATACGAAGTTCATTTGAAGAACACCGATACACGATTTAATTCAACTTTCGGCTTCGGACCAAAGGAACGCGAAAAAGGAATTGTGGATGTTGCTCACTTTCGAGATCTGCTGATAAAGAATGCCGATCAGTTGCCGGTTCAAGAGATGACTGGCTACCTTGAAATTGGCGGCCCCAAGCTTGGTCGGGACTATAGCGATCATCAATTGGAAGACCAGCTGCGGAGTTCCCTTCGCTATTTAAAGGAGGCATTCCTCGGCGAAGCGGAAGCGGCTCCGACGGTCCCTGCAACGTGCGCGGCAGCCGATTTGCCTTCAGGGAAAAATAAGGTCGAGATTTCACCTTCGATGATGTGCGTCGATGCACTCAATTTCGAGTCTGCCTTGCGGAAGGTCGAAACGCTAGGCGTCGATATGCTGCATATGGATATCATGGACGGACATTTTGTCCCGAACATGCCGATGGGTTTGGGGGTACTCGAGCGTCTGCAAGATGCCACCCAGTTGCCGCTGGACGTGCACTTGATGGTCGCCGATAACGACTTCTTTGTTCAGCAGTTGGCCAACATGCGGGTCAATCAGATTTCAGTCCATTTAGAGTCGGCCATTCATCTTGACCGGACTTTATCTTACATCCGTGATCTAGGGATTAAGGCCGGCGTTGCGATCAATCCAGGAACGCCGTTATCGGCGATTGATTATGTACTGGAGAGAATTGATTACGTCTTAGTGATGACCGTGAACCCAGGTTATGCCGGGCAAAAGATGACGCCCGCATCGCTGCGAAAGATCGCCGATTGTCAGGAGCTTCTTTCGGCTCGTGGTTTCGATCTGCCTATTCAAGTTGACGGCAACGTCAGCTTCGAGAACATCCCAGGGATGGTCGCTGCCGGAGCGACGAATCTTGTGGCAGGCACCAGCAGTATCTTTCACAAATCGGGCACAATGCTAGAAAACAAGCGGCGTATGCTCGACGCGATCGAGGAAGGTCTGGCTGCCCAAAAGAAACCAGAACTTGCTGCAGTGTAG